In Mycolicibacterium alvei, a single window of DNA contains:
- a CDS encoding acyl-CoA dehydrogenase family protein: MTAPGPAETPGFRDEVRAFLHDNLPAEWEGVGALPGTRRRDFVDRWRGLCAKAGMLGVTWPVEYGGRGLTKLDHLVVVEEFSRAKVPVGTPGDTLSMKLLGNTLAAWGTHEQKLRFLPRIISGEDIWCQGYSEPEAGSDLASLRTRARRDGNQWHIDGQKIWTSNALNANWMFLLARTDPDAPKSKGISMLLMPMDQPGVDVRPITMLNDTQDFCEVFLTDARTSADLVVGEVNNGWAVANSLLSHERGEEAAVNPILFAHELERVFALAKERGADCQPITRERLGRAYLGVAVMKALGDKILAAYMRDGSLGPEASVAKLYWSEYHQNTTRLAVDILGRDALVWDGDTPMRWFRADDAGAPNDSSSWLSVHLCNAMAGTIYAGTSEIQRNIIAERILGLPRETRAV, from the coding sequence GTGACCGCGCCTGGACCCGCCGAGACACCCGGGTTCCGTGACGAGGTCAGGGCGTTTCTGCACGACAACCTTCCCGCAGAATGGGAAGGCGTCGGCGCGCTGCCCGGGACCCGGCGCCGTGATTTCGTCGACCGATGGCGGGGTCTGTGCGCTAAGGCTGGAATGCTCGGCGTGACGTGGCCGGTGGAGTACGGCGGGCGGGGTCTGACCAAACTCGACCACCTGGTGGTGGTCGAGGAGTTCTCCCGTGCCAAAGTGCCGGTCGGAACCCCAGGTGACACCCTGTCAATGAAGCTGTTGGGAAACACGTTGGCGGCGTGGGGAACCCATGAGCAAAAGTTGCGATTCCTGCCCCGCATCATCAGTGGCGAGGACATCTGGTGCCAGGGCTACTCCGAGCCCGAGGCGGGCTCAGACCTGGCCAGTTTGCGGACTCGTGCCCGTCGCGACGGTAATCAATGGCACATCGACGGCCAGAAGATCTGGACCTCCAATGCGCTGAACGCCAATTGGATGTTCCTGCTGGCGCGAACCGACCCGGATGCGCCGAAGTCCAAGGGCATCAGCATGCTGCTGATGCCCATGGACCAACCCGGTGTTGACGTCCGGCCGATCACCATGCTCAACGACACCCAGGACTTCTGCGAAGTCTTCCTCACTGACGCCCGCACCTCGGCCGACCTGGTCGTCGGGGAGGTCAACAATGGCTGGGCGGTGGCCAATTCGCTGCTGAGCCATGAACGTGGCGAGGAAGCGGCGGTCAACCCGATCCTGTTCGCCCACGAACTGGAACGCGTCTTCGCGCTGGCAAAAGAACGCGGCGCTGACTGCCAGCCGATCACCCGGGAACGGCTCGGACGGGCCTATCTTGGCGTTGCGGTGATGAAAGCGTTGGGGGACAAGATCCTGGCGGCGTATATGCGCGACGGGTCGCTGGGGCCTGAGGCGTCCGTGGCCAAGCTCTACTGGAGCGAGTATCACCAGAACACCACACGGCTGGCCGTCGACATCCTTGGCAGGGACGCCTTGGTCTGGGACGGGGATACGCCCATGCGATGGTTCCGCGCCGACGATGCTGGCGCTCCTAATGATTCCAGCTCCTGGCTGTCGGTACATCTATGCAACGCGATGGCTGGCACCATCTACGCCGGAACCTCGGAGATCCAACGCAACATCATCGCCGAACGCATCCTCGGACTACCCCGCGAGACGCGTGCAGTGTGA
- a CDS encoding mycofactocin-coupled SDR family oxidoreductase: MGLLENRVALITGAARGQGRSHAVSMAEQGADIIAVDRAADMDSIPYPLASREDLEQTAQLVRDLGRRIHTSVVDVRQLTELRAAVDAGVDELGDIDIVVANAGVVATGKIDPADEAVYGDIVETNLFGVWNTLVAAVPSMIRKGRGGSIILTSSTQGLVGRGGDGSAAAFAYAASKHGVVGLMRVAATSYAEHSIRVNTVHPTGVFTPMVANEHMAQVFAEHPSAAKLATNLLPVPFVEAQDVANAVVWLASDHSRYVTGVCLPIDAGYTAM, translated from the coding sequence ATGGGTTTGCTTGAAAACCGGGTCGCACTGATCACCGGCGCGGCACGCGGGCAGGGCCGCAGCCATGCGGTATCGATGGCCGAGCAGGGCGCTGACATCATCGCTGTGGACCGCGCGGCTGACATGGATTCTATTCCGTATCCCCTGGCCAGCCGCGAGGATCTCGAGCAGACCGCACAACTCGTCCGCGATCTGGGTCGGCGGATCCATACGTCGGTCGTAGACGTGCGCCAACTGACCGAACTGCGCGCAGCCGTTGACGCAGGAGTCGACGAACTCGGCGATATCGACATCGTGGTGGCCAATGCCGGCGTGGTGGCCACGGGCAAGATCGATCCCGCCGACGAAGCAGTTTACGGCGACATTGTGGAGACGAACTTATTCGGAGTCTGGAACACTCTGGTGGCCGCGGTGCCTTCGATGATTCGCAAGGGGCGCGGCGGCTCAATCATCCTGACTAGTTCGACGCAGGGACTGGTCGGGCGAGGCGGCGACGGCAGTGCGGCAGCATTCGCCTATGCCGCGTCCAAGCATGGGGTCGTCGGACTAATGCGGGTGGCCGCCACGTCCTATGCGGAGCACAGCATTCGGGTCAACACCGTGCACCCGACGGGGGTCTTCACCCCAATGGTAGCCAACGAGCATATGGCGCAGGTGTTTGCCGAGCATCCATCGGCGGCGAAGCTGGCCACCAACCTACTGCCGGTCCCGTTCGTCGAGGCCCAGGACGTCGCCAACGCGGTGGTCTGGTTGGCCAGCGACCACTCCCGCTACGTCACCGGGGTATGCCTACCCATCGACGCCGGATACACCGCGATGTAG
- a CDS encoding nuclear transport factor 2 family protein: MADAADAGRADAVATLLHHFSAGEFDTAMALFAEEIEVRLPFQDERTGFWSHIRGQRGVRQLFAGVAALFDPHPLLLDEVFPATDGKTVVARYHGDFVARGTGKPYQNTYIAVFEFDDGLIRSWTEFHNPMVLAESLRP, translated from the coding sequence ATGGCGGACGCCGCCGATGCCGGCCGCGCTGACGCGGTGGCAACCCTGCTGCACCACTTCTCAGCGGGTGAGTTCGACACCGCGATGGCGCTGTTCGCCGAGGAGATCGAAGTGCGGCTGCCGTTCCAGGATGAACGCACCGGGTTCTGGTCCCACATCCGCGGCCAGCGCGGTGTCCGGCAACTATTCGCGGGGGTGGCTGCGTTGTTCGATCCGCATCCGCTGCTGCTCGACGAGGTGTTTCCCGCTACCGACGGCAAGACTGTCGTGGCCCGGTATCACGGTGACTTCGTCGCCCGCGGCACCGGAAAGCCCTATCAGAACACCTATATCGCAGTGTTCGAATTCGATGACGGCCTGATCAGGTCGTGGACGGAATTTCACAATCCTATGGTGTTGGCCGAGTCGTTGCGCCCCTAG
- a CDS encoding MmgE/PrpD family protein: MVTDATATSQLIGLIRDVKFENLPAQVVHDTKRLIADTIGCALGARNHEAGRIVAAVAAEMGGPGIGDGATVMGTTVKASPAATTAANMYLGNYLDADDTYLSFSHPGVAPVFSGLAFAESLGLSGRALITAVALGFEVGCRVGGALEFIRVTPGDIEVVPGCLGWYGFCVAGTVGKLLNFTPRQYNNAFGLAGWMAPIETGQFFAPIQRPGKHMLKYSPVSSMGINGVLAAQLAHKGFDAEKDIFDAAEEFWRAFGALGLDRDRLLTGLGDIWQVSRTSFKPYSACRYGHPAIALFNTLVSRHGLRPEDIDHVVVRTFDRGVDWLGPIYAPQTPSDLQFSIPMALGAAAYGSDLGPSWQDEDSIRDPRYLTFASKVSIEAHPDSRQAIAEQMLATGRFTRIPNEVQISARGQEFRESCDYVWGDPWSEDTRMTDDQLKAKYRRYAQFALPATRVERSLDALFNLDELGNIAEDLTPLLAESD, from the coding sequence ATGGTCACTGACGCCACAGCCACCAGTCAGCTCATCGGGCTGATCCGGGACGTCAAATTCGAGAATCTCCCGGCCCAAGTCGTGCACGACACTAAACGGCTGATCGCCGACACCATCGGATGCGCGCTTGGTGCCCGCAACCATGAGGCAGGACGGATCGTTGCCGCCGTTGCCGCCGAGATGGGCGGCCCGGGCATCGGCGATGGGGCGACCGTAATGGGCACCACAGTCAAGGCTTCTCCCGCTGCCACCACCGCCGCCAACATGTACCTGGGTAACTATCTCGACGCCGACGACACTTACTTGAGTTTCAGCCACCCCGGCGTTGCGCCAGTATTCTCCGGCCTCGCTTTCGCCGAAAGTTTGGGCCTATCGGGTAGAGCGTTAATCACAGCGGTGGCCCTAGGTTTCGAAGTGGGCTGCCGGGTCGGTGGTGCACTGGAATTCATCCGGGTGACACCTGGCGACATCGAAGTGGTTCCGGGATGTCTCGGGTGGTACGGATTCTGCGTCGCGGGCACGGTAGGCAAGCTGTTGAACTTCACGCCTCGCCAATACAACAACGCGTTTGGCCTGGCGGGCTGGATGGCGCCGATCGAGACCGGTCAATTCTTCGCGCCGATACAGCGGCCGGGCAAACACATGCTGAAGTATTCCCCCGTCAGCTCGATGGGCATCAATGGGGTGCTGGCCGCGCAACTCGCCCATAAGGGCTTCGACGCCGAGAAAGACATCTTCGACGCGGCGGAGGAGTTTTGGCGTGCCTTCGGTGCGTTGGGCCTTGACCGGGACCGCCTGCTGACCGGACTGGGCGATATCTGGCAGGTGTCACGAACCTCGTTCAAACCCTATTCGGCCTGCCGCTATGGCCACCCGGCGATCGCGCTGTTCAATACCTTGGTGTCACGGCACGGACTGCGCCCTGAGGACATCGATCACGTGGTGGTCCGGACTTTCGACCGCGGCGTGGACTGGCTGGGCCCCATCTACGCGCCCCAGACACCGTCGGATTTGCAGTTCAGTATCCCGATGGCGCTGGGAGCCGCAGCCTACGGATCTGACTTAGGTCCTTCTTGGCAGGACGAGGACAGCATCCGCGACCCGCGCTACCTCACCTTCGCCAGCAAAGTCTCCATCGAAGCTCACCCGGATAGCCGACAGGCGATCGCCGAACAGATGCTGGCGACGGGGCGCTTCACGAGGATCCCCAACGAGGTGCAGATCAGTGCGCGCGGCCAAGAGTTTCGCGAAAGCTGTGATTATGTCTGGGGTGACCCGTGGTCAGAGGACACGAGGATGACCGACGACCAGCTGAAGGCCAAATACCGCAGGTACGCCCAATTCGCACTGCCCGCAACGCGCGTCGAACGCTCCCTTGACGCGTTGTTCAATCTCGACGAGCTGGGCAACATTGCCGAGGATCTAACGCCGCTGTTAGCGGAGTCAGATTGA
- a CDS encoding AMP-binding protein, which translates to MTMGDIVIDNANRFPDVAAYRLGSRFVSHRQLRDHGVRLASAMAEQGLRRQDRIAVLGRNSIEYGQLFAASQLSGIIMATINFRLSPPEILDALHRVTPSIVFCDDEFAPIVSQLAPQLSGVRQIVSLGTAPAPGMTRFDAFIAQGVPDELPFSARSDDIACLLFTSGTTGPSKCCMLGHRELRRIAFTANVEMRTGSDDRGLINMPMFHFGALAIISALHSRGGTAVLQPQFDTAEALRLVTDERISLLHLAPVMLQGLLDERGAHQVLGQVRTVVYSAAPMSPPTLRQALETMPHTGFLNLYGQTEAIVSGLPRELHSLDTPEAERRLGSVGFPFPGVSVRIIDDNGLDVPPGQPGEILVQSDSLFRGYWNDQPATLATLKDGWCHTGDVGRMDEYGLLYLVDRKKDVIISGGENVYSPEVEDALRGLDEVMDCAVVGAPDSRWGEAVTAVVVLRPDAQLTLDRVQERLRDTLARYKVPRRLAIVDELPVLPSGKIDKKRIRETVADL; encoded by the coding sequence ATGACGATGGGCGACATCGTCATCGACAACGCCAACCGCTTTCCCGACGTTGCCGCCTACCGACTCGGATCCCGATTTGTCAGCCATCGCCAACTGCGCGACCACGGCGTGAGACTGGCGTCGGCAATGGCCGAGCAGGGGCTGCGCCGACAAGACCGCATCGCCGTGCTCGGCCGCAACAGCATCGAATACGGTCAGCTCTTCGCCGCCAGCCAGCTGAGCGGAATCATCATGGCAACGATCAACTTTCGGCTCTCCCCACCTGAAATCCTCGACGCCCTGCACAGGGTCACCCCGTCCATCGTGTTCTGCGACGACGAATTCGCCCCCATCGTCAGCCAGCTCGCGCCCCAGCTGAGCGGGGTCCGGCAGATCGTCAGCCTCGGTACCGCCCCCGCGCCGGGGATGACGCGATTCGATGCCTTCATCGCCCAGGGTGTCCCCGATGAACTCCCGTTTTCCGCCCGATCTGATGACATCGCCTGCCTGCTGTTCACCAGCGGCACCACCGGCCCCTCCAAGTGCTGCATGCTCGGACATCGCGAACTGCGCCGGATCGCCTTCACGGCCAACGTAGAGATGCGCACCGGCTCCGACGACCGCGGGCTGATCAACATGCCGATGTTCCACTTCGGCGCGCTGGCCATCATCAGCGCCCTGCACTCCCGCGGCGGAACCGCGGTGCTCCAACCGCAATTCGATACTGCAGAAGCCCTCCGGCTGGTCACCGATGAGCGCATTAGCCTGCTCCATCTCGCCCCGGTGATGCTCCAGGGACTCCTGGACGAACGCGGTGCCCACCAGGTGCTCGGCCAGGTGCGCACCGTTGTCTATTCGGCCGCGCCGATGTCGCCACCTACCCTGCGTCAGGCATTGGAGACCATGCCGCACACCGGATTCCTGAATCTCTACGGGCAGACCGAAGCCATCGTCTCGGGGCTACCGCGCGAACTACATTCGCTCGACACCCCCGAGGCTGAGCGCAGGCTGGGGTCTGTCGGATTTCCGTTTCCTGGTGTCTCGGTACGCATCATCGACGACAACGGTCTCGACGTCCCACCCGGGCAGCCGGGTGAAATCCTTGTTCAGTCGGACTCGCTGTTCCGCGGCTACTGGAACGATCAACCGGCCACGCTGGCAACGTTGAAGGACGGATGGTGCCATACCGGTGACGTCGGGCGCATGGATGAGTACGGGCTGCTGTACTTGGTCGACCGGAAAAAGGACGTGATCATCAGCGGCGGGGAAAATGTGTACTCCCCAGAGGTCGAGGACGCGTTGCGCGGCCTTGACGAGGTGATGGACTGCGCAGTGGTCGGCGCGCCGGACTCCCGGTGGGGTGAAGCCGTCACCGCCGTCGTTGTGCTGCGGCCGGACGCGCAGCTGACCCTGGACCGCGTCCAGGAGCGCCTGCGGGACACGCTGGCGCGGTACAAGGTTCCGCGCCGCCTCGCCATAGTCGACGAACTGCCCGTCCTGCCCAGTGGCAAGATCGACAAGAAACGCATTCGGGAGACCGTCGCCGACTTGTAA